A region of Saccharomyces mikatae IFO 1815 strain IFO1815 genome assembly, chromosome: 12 DNA encodes the following proteins:
- the MSC3 gene encoding Msc3p (similar to Saccharomyces cerevisiae MSC3 (YLR219W); ancestral locus Anc_8.440): MVFGFAKRDRRVPDLSRYDYYYQNHEDYNKSSQLSAAAASAASAASPDRISYSRSRSLVSHAPPISKQRSSVKSTGRRLSASSAVPPSSKVAAKQCSQKTYSLRSQRSGEYHLHPPCHTSNGSRMNSMTSGTNVRKNYGKIKAAVGNSTDSRANSITVKTTQVTDPSGRTQSITKKTIKKINGYEYVETTTTTKNLVPLGDSQRHFDEFSENYMLQDDDIIEEQASDNIHDIMEENETDNENLYYSTNNNRVPDDSEVRVEKPDFPPGSYFHHKYSTDVMPLEEESSLSNFSDALDYIPPTNQPSNKYIHNKRKQASTTRRKKRQPVGKNLETEAKKPLTEAEMYLKALEVAKRNVYHTDAPSSNVSTPLGSNKYRKSKMGQNMTLRGGNDSPTNTTQPVKSDVEVQPKRFTSALFHRNNKGSGHSVIAHSHLENVVAPVPEPRNANPALTDKEMYDQALKIAQARYYNSHGIQPETANNIHVAAKPSHSDVGLSVSTRDVSLNKHCLEDLEIPVQSEVHEYEPVPLQKTKTGGSSKNKFKTMFDKVLQFSQENYGYQHKRDQTPQAPVDQNPEEDVRATSTSEGVSMARSSSDRGVTTNPDTADSPSYSNGQSQSNMPAPEVESTMRTRSPEQQETIKSSSLLQDQTPQRQENATDPTTSSTTNELSIVEPTTSPTIHTDTPVVPQPAMVTTTNITKTIQADAIPTKHKKSSFFTKLFKKKSSR, translated from the coding sequence ATGGTGTTTGGTTTTGCTAAAAGAGATAGGAGGGTGCCAGACTTGTCCAGGTACGATTACTACTATCAGAACCATGAAGATTATAACAAAAGTTCTCAGTTGTCTGCTGCAGCTGCCTCTGCTGCTTCTGCCGCATCACCGGATCGAATCAGTTACTCAAGGTCGCGTTCGTTGGTGAGCCATGCACCCCCAATATCGAAACAAAGAAGCTCAGTGAAATCGACAGGGAGAAGGCTTTCCGCGTCTTCTGCAGTTCCGCCATCATCCAAGGTGGCAGCTAAGCAGTGCTCGCAAAAGACGTACTCGCTAAGGTCGCAGAGAAGTGGGGAATATCATTTACATCCACCCTGTCATACCAGTAATGGAAGCCGCATGAACTCAATGACATCAGGCACTAATGTCAGAAAAAATTACGGCAAGATCAAGGCCGCGGTTGGTAACAGCACTGATTCAAGAGCTAACTCCATTACCGTTAAGACTACGCAGGTGACAGACCCGTCAGGAAGGACTCAATCGATTAcgaaaaagacaataaagaaaataaatggGTATGAATATGTAGAAACAACCACTACGACTAAGAATCTAGTTCCATTGGGGGATTCGCAACGTCACTTCGATGAATTCAGTGAAAATTACATGCTACAAGATGACGACATCATAGAGGAACAAGCCAGTGATAATATCCATGATATAATGGAGGAAAATGAGACGGATAACGAAAATTTATATTATTCAACTAACAATAATCGTGTACCAGATGATTCTGAAGTAAGGGTGGAAAAACCAGATTTCCCGCCTGGATCgtattttcatcataaGTATTCTACGGACGTTATGCcccttgaagaagaaagcagTTTATCCAACTTCAGTGATGCATTAGATTATATTCCTCCCACCAATCAACCCAGTAATAAATATATTCATAATAAAAGGAAGCAAGCATCGACGacaagaaggaagaaaagacaGCCTGTGGgtaaaaatttagaaacaGAGGCAAAGAAACCCTTAACCGAGGCAGAAATGTATTTGAAGGCCCTAGAAGTTGCCAAAAGAAACGTTTACCACACGGATGCTCCATCGAGTAATGTATCGACCCCACTTGGAAGCAACAAATACAGGAAAAGTAAGATGGGCCAAAATATGACACTGAGAGGTGGTAATGATTCTCCCACAAACACAACTCAACCTGTTAAATCTGATGTAGAGGTACAACCCAAAAGGTTTACGAGCGCTCTTTTCCATAGGAATAATAAGGGCAGTGGCCACTCGGTCATTGCACATTCACATTTGGAAAACGTGGTGGCGCCAGTGCCAGAACCCCGAAATGCAAATCCGGCGCTAACAGATAAAGAGATGTACGATCAAGCTTTGAAAATTGCACAAGCTAGATATTACAATTCCCATGGCATTCAACCTGAAACGGCCAATAATATCCATGTGGCGGCTAAACCTAGTCATAGCGACGTTGGTCTTTCTGTATCCACTAGAGATGTTTCCCTTAATAAACATTGTTTAGAGGATTTGGAAATTCCAGTCCAGAGTGAAGTGCATGAATACGAGCCTGTTCCATTGCAAAAGACAAAAACAGGAGGCTCTTCCAAGAATAAGTTTAAGACCATGTTCGATAAGGTGCTACAGTTTTCTCAAGAAAATTACGGTTATCAGCACAAGAGGGACCAAACCCCACAAGCTCCAGTCGATCAGAACCCTGAAGAAGATGTCCGGGCTACGTCCACTTCGGAAGGTGTGTCTATGGCAAGGTCTTCTTCAGACCGTGGCGTAACAACGAATCCAGATACTGCAGATTCACCTTCGTACTCAAATGGACAAAGTCAGAGCAACATGCCAGCCCCTGAAGTAGAGTCGACAATGAGAACGAGGTCACCagaacaacaagaaactATAAAGTCTTCTTCGCTTTTACAGGACCAAACCCCACAGCGTCAAGAAAACGCCACGGATCCCACAACATCCTCGACAACAAATGAATTGTCCATCGTCGAGCCGACCACATCACCTACCATACATACTGATACCCCTGTCGTGCCCCAACCAGCAATGGTCACCACAACAAATATTACTAAGACAATACAGGCTGATGCTATTCCCACGAAGCACAAAAAGTCCAGTTTTTTCACTAAGctatttaagaaaaaaagtagccGTTAG
- the COA4 gene encoding Coa4p (similar to Saccharomyces cerevisiae COA4 (YLR218C); ancestral locus Anc_7.311), with the protein MSETENNSEYYKQALEEYKEVQEDEDPDVWDTRISKTGCYVENLALQLCHAETGDWRQCFNEMTLFRKCWEQNGNRERVSTVDVDGPTGNGSEEEK; encoded by the coding sequence ATGAGTGAAACTGAAAATAACTCAGAGTATTACAAGCAGGCGTTAGAAGAGTACAAAGAGGTTCAAGAGGACGAAGACCCAGATGTGTGGGACACGAGAATCTCGAAGACTGGATGCTACGTAGAAAACCTTGCATTACAGCTGTGCCATGCTGAGACAGGGGACTGGAGGCAGTGCTTTAATGAGATGACATTATTTAGGAAGTGCTGGGAACAAAATGGCAATAGGGAGCGCGTAAGCACAGTAGACGTGGACGGGCCCACCGGTAATGGCTCGGAGGAAGAGAAATGA
- the FRE1 gene encoding ferric/cupric-chelate reductase (similar to Saccharomyces cerevisiae FRE1 (YLR214W); ancestral locus Anc_7.319) gives MVAIRVLFCLFISFIATAQSSAILVSSSCVSQASLYQFGCSSTKSQSCYCKNINWLGSVTVCAYENTQSNKTLDKTLMKLAAQCSGTTVFTLEDMKSIYLNASKYLRAPVKSDKKVLVNQPLTTNETAYHYYYETSYGTHLNLMRSQWCAWGLVFFWVVVLTIATILNIMKRVFGKNIMPNSVKKSLIYPSVYKDYHERTFYLWKRLPFNFPTRGKGLVVLIFVVLTILSLSFGHSIKFPHPYSRPRWRRSMAFVSRRADLMSIALFPIVYLFGIRNNPFIPITGLSFSTFNYYHKWSAYVCFMLAVVHSIVMTASGVKRGVYQRLVSKFYFRWGIVATILMSVIVFQSEKVFRNKGYEIFLFIHKVMNIMFIIAMYYHCYTLGWMGWIWSMAGILCFDRFIRIVRIVMNGGLKTATLSTTDDSNVIKISVKKPKFFKYQVGAFAYMYFISPKSAWFYSFQSHPFTVLSERHRDPKNPDQLTMYVKANKGITRVLLSKVLSAPNRTVDCKIFLEGPYGVTVPQIAKIKRNLVGVAAGLGVAAIYPHFVECLRLPSTDQLRHKFYWIVNDLSHLKWFENELQWLKERNCEVSVIFTGSTVEDTNSDVSTKEFDDKEDNEITVRCLNKRPDLKELVRSDIKLSELDNKNITFYSCGPETFNDDFRNAVVQGINSSLKIDVELEEESFTW, from the coding sequence ATGGTTGCAATCCGTGTGTTATTCTGCTTATTTATATCTTTTATTGCTACAGCGCAATCAAGCGCTATACTTGTAAGTTCCTCGTGTGTTTCTCAAGCCTCACTATACCAATTCGGATGTTCTAGTACTAAATCTCAAAGTTGTTATTGCAAAAACATCAATTGGTTGGGCTCAGTGACTGTATGTGCCTATGAGAATACCCAGTCCAACAAAACACTGGACAAAACCCTAATGAAACTTGCTGCTCAATGTTCGGGTACCACGGTTTTTACCTTAGAAGACATGAAAAGTATTTATTTAAACGCTTCAAAGTATTTGAGAGCTCCTGTGAAGAGCGATAAAAAGGTTCTGGTCAACCAACCTCTAACGACTAACGAGACAGCCTACCATTACTATTACGAAACGAGTTATGGTACACATCTTAATTTAATGCGTTCTCAATGGTGTGCTTGGGGTCTTGTCTTCTTTTGGGTAGTAGTGCTTACTATTGCCACTATACTAAACATCATGAAAAGGGTTTTTGGTAAGAACATTATGCCAAACTCTGTTAAAAAGTCACTTATTTATCCGTCCGTTTACAAAGACTACCATGAACGGACCTTTTATTTATGGAAGCGTCTACCATTTAATTTCCCAACTAGAGGTAAGGGTCTTGTTGTATTAATCTTTGTTGTTTTGACTATATTGTCTCTCAGTTTCGGTCATAGTATTAAGTTTCCTCACCCATATAGTAGGCCTAGATGGAGAAGAAGCATGGCATTTGTGAGTCGCAGAGCAGATTTAATGTCTATCGCTCTTTTTCCTATAGTGTATCTATTCGGAATAAGAAATAATCCCTTCATCCCGATAACAGgcctttcattttctacTTTTAACTACTATCACAAATGGTCTGCCTACGTTTGTTTTATGTTGGCGGTTGTCCATTCGATTGTTATGACTGCATCTGGAGTGAAAAGAGGTGTGTACCAACGTTTAGTTAGCAAATTCTATTTTAGGTGGGGAATAGTAGCAACGATCTTGATGTCCGTGATTGTATTCCAAAGTGAAAAGGTCTTTAGAAATAAAGGatatgaaatttttctttttattcataAAGTTATGAATATTATGTTCATTATTGCTATGTATTATCACTGCTATACTTTGGGCTGGATGGGATGGATTTGGTCAATGGCAGGTATTTTATGCTTTGATAGATTCATCAGAATTGTCAGGATCGTTATGAATGGTGGCTTGAAAACTGCGACTTTGAGTACCACTGATGATTCCAATGTCATTAAAATTTCAgtaaaaaaaccaaaatttttcaaataccAAGTGGGAGCTTTTGCATACATGTACTTCATATCACCAAAAAGTGCATGGTTTTATAGTTTCCAGTCGCACCCATTTACTGTATTATCGGAACGGCACCGTGACCCAAAGAACCCAGATCAATTAACCATGTATGTAAAGGCGAACAAAGGTATCACTCGGGTTTTATTGTCGAAGGTCCTCAGTGCTCCAAATCGCACTGTTGACTGTAAAATATTCTTGGAAGGTCCATATGGTGTAACAGTACCACAGATAGCTaagataaaaagaaacttggTAGGTGTGGCCGCTGGTTTGGGTGTTGCAGCTATTTATCCTCACTTTGTTGAATGTTTACGTTTACCATCTACTGATCAATTGCGGCATAAATTTTACTGGATTGTTAACGACCTATCTCACCTAAAATGGTTTGAAAATGAGTTACAATGGTTAAAGGAGAGAAACTGTGAAGTTTCGGTCATATTCACTGGTTCCACTGTTGAAGACACAAATTCAGATGTTAGTACAAAAGAGTTTGATGATAAGGAGGATAATGAAATCACCGTTAGATGCCTCAACAAAAGACCCGATCTAAAAGAGCTGGTACGCTCTGATATAAAACTCTCAGAACTAGacaataaaaacattaCCTTTTATTCCTGCGGGCCAGAAACCTTTAACGACGATTTTAGAAACGCAGTTGTGCAAGGCATAAATTCTTCCTTGAAGATTGACGTTgaactagaagaagaaagtttcaCCTGGTGA
- the CPR6 gene encoding peptidylprolyl isomerase CPR6 (similar to Saccharomyces cerevisiae CPR6 (YLR216C); ancestral locus Anc_7.313) translates to MTRPKTFFDISIGGKPQGRIVFELYNDIVPKTAENFLKLCKGNAGMAKTKPEVPLSYKGSIFHRVIKDFMCQFGDFTNFDGTGGESIYGEKFEDENFTVKHDKPFLLSMANAGPNTNGSQAFITCVPTPHLDGKHVVFGEVIQGKRIVRLIEDQQCDQENNKPMRDVKIDDCGVLSDDYQVPEDAEATPTDEYGDNYEDILKQDEKVDLKNFDTVLKAIETVKNIGTEQFKKKNYSVALEKYVKCDKFLKEYFPEDLAKEQIAEINQLKVSIPLNIAICALKLKDYKQVLVASSEVLYAEAADEKAKAKALYRRGLAYYHVNDTDMALNDLEMATTFQPNDAAILKAINDTKLKRKQQNEKAKKSLSKMFS, encoded by the coding sequence ATGACTAGACCCAAGactttctttgatatttctATCGGAGGCAAACCACAAGGCCGTATAGTGTTCGAATTGTACAATGACATAGTGCCTAAAACGGCTGAAAACTTCTTAAAACTGTGCAAAGGAAATGCTGGTATGGCAAAGACCAAGCCTGAGGTACCACTATCATACAAGGGTTCCATTTTTCATAGAGTCATTAAAGACTTCATGTGTCAATTTGGTGATTTCACTAATTTTGATGGTACCGGCGGTGAAAGTATATATGGTGAAAAGTTCGAGGACGAAAATTTTACTGTGAAACACGACAAACCATTCCTTCTATCAATGGCTAATGCTGGTCCAAATACCAATGGTTCTCAAGCTTTCATAACCTGTGTCCCTACACCTCATCTGGATGGGAAGCACGTCGTGTTTGGTGAAGTTATTCAAGGTAAAAGAATTGTACGTTTGATTGAAGACCAACAGTGTGACCAGGAAAACAACAAGCCAATGCGTGATGTAAAGATCGATGACTGTGGTGTGTTGTCTGACGATTATCAGGTACCAGAGGACGCGGAGGCCACACCAACGGATGAATATGGTGATAATTACGAGGATATTTTAAAGCAAGACGAGAAAGTggacttgaaaaattttgacaCCGTGTTGAAAGCCATCGAAACAGTAAAAAACATTGGTACTGAAcagttcaagaaaaagaactacTCGGTGGCTCTAGAGAAATATGTTAAATGTGATaagtttttgaaggaaTATTTTCCAGAAGATCTGGCAAAGGAACAAATTGCGGAAATAAATCAACTGAAAGTGTCTATTCCGTTGAATATTGCCATTTGTGCCCTTAAGCTAAAGGACTATAAGCAAGTATTGGTGGCATCATCGGAGGTGTTATATGCTGAAGCCGCTGACGAGAAGGCTAAAGCCAAAGCTTTGTACCGTCGTGGTCTGGCCTATTATCATGTCAACGACACTGATATGGCTCTCAATGACCTTGAGATGGCTACTACTTTCCAACCAAATGACGCCGCAATTTTGAAGGCCATTAATGATACCAAATTGAAGAGGaaacaacaaaatgaaaaagccAAGAAATCTCTCTCAAAGATGTTCTCCTGA
- the CDC123 gene encoding cell proliferation protein CDC123 (similar to Saccharomyces cerevisiae CDC123 (YLR215C); ancestral locus Anc_7.318), whose product MPSQEYSTLIDIPVTKVQVEHCSYSFWSSLYPKYVPKSIVLKSLPKKFIQYLEQDGIKLPQEENVRSVYTEEIVRNEDNDYSDWEDDEDTATEFVQEVEPLVDFPELHQQLKNALNELGAVAPKLNWSAPRDATWILPNNTMKCNEVNELYLLLNASNYIMHDLQRAFEGCVDGNDIRGLKYDLVLRQWSDMNPALEFRVFVKDTHIVGATQRDLNYYDYLDELSDTFKDLIDEIVHDVVLPKFPDKSFVLDVYIPRPFDRIFIIDINPFSRKTDSLLFSWNEIATITPSRNGASDDEDYELRLVARHNTGRFASKEHSENHVPQDLVEASLNPEAIRELTQKWKELLSQQTQEESSNSENEA is encoded by the coding sequence ATGCCGTCACAAGAATACTCAACTTTAATAGACATACCAGTGACAAAAGTACAGGTTGAACACTgttcatattctttttggtCCTCACTATATCCTAAATATGTACCCAAATCTATAGTGCTGAAATCattaccaaaaaaattcattcaaTATTTGGAACAAGATGGTATCAAGCTACCTCAGGAGGAAAACGTTAGGTCAGTCTACACGGAGGAAATAGTAAGAAATGAAGATAACGATTACAGTGATTgggaagatgatgaagatacCGCTACCGAATTTGTCCAGGAAGTTGAACCATTAGTAGACTTTCCAGAATTGCACCAGCAATTGAAGAATGCATTAAACGAATTGGGTGCAGTCGCTCCCAAGTTGAACTGGTCCGCACCTAGAGATGCCACTTGGATTTTACCGAACAATACCATGAAGTGTAACGAAGTAAATGAACTCTACCTCCTTTTAAATGCATCCAATTATATAATGCATGATCTTCAAAGAGCATTTGAAGGCTGTGTAGACGGTAATGATATAAGAGGCTTAAAATATGACTTAGTCCTTAGGCAATGGAGTGATATGAACCCGGCATTGGAATTTCGGGTTTTCGTCAAAGACACTCATATTGTCGGGGCCACACAACGTGATTTAAATTACTATGACTATTTGGATGAGCTATCAGACACCTTCAAAGATcttattgatgaaatagTTCATGACGTTGTTTTGCCCAAGTTTCCCGATAAAAGTTTCGTTCTCGACGTTTATATCCCGAGGCCTTTTGATagaatcttcatcattgatATAAATCCGTTTTCCAGGAAGACAGATTCTCTGTTGTTTTCATGGAATGAGATAGCCACGATAACGCCTTCAAGGAATGGCGCCAGCGACGACGAAGATTATGAACTAAGGTTAGTAGCGAGACATAACACTGGTAGATTTGCTTCAAAAGAGCATTCCGAAAACCATGTCCCGCAAGATCTTGTAGAAGCTAGTTTAAATCCTGAAGCAATTCGGGAGCTTACCCAGAAATGGAAGGAATTGCTTTCACAACAGACACAGGAAGAAAGCAGTAACAGTGAGAATGAAGCCTAG